The DNA window AACCGCTGGAGGAacggtgaggaggagaggacattCACCTGCACTGAGTCCCATATGGCATCCTATtacctatgaagtgcactacttttgaccagggcctacaAAATATTGACACCATTGacagcccatagggctctggtcaaaagtagtgcactatatatagtgaatagggtgccatttgggacggaccCGAGGTTTGGGCCCCACTCTTCACATAATGGTCTCATTTTAGCTGAGTGGCTGCATCATTCACTGGAAACCATCTGCACTGAGGGGAAAGACTCCGCCCCCCTCCAGTTTCATCCAAAGCATGTATTCATTGTAGATTATTCAAATAATCCTCCCTCCCGAACACGACACCAAACGTACACATGTACGCACGCACCCACCCGCATGTTGACCATGCAAACCTGGGCTGTGTTTAATGGGTGCAAACCGGAAGAAAGCCACTCTGTTGTGAACAGGCTCGCTACGTTATGCCTTACCTTAATGAACCTGCTGTTCTACTAGGTCTGCTGTACAGTAAAGGCCTTGCAGGGTGTCTGTCTGACCTCTCTGGGGTAAAGTtttccctaggtacagatctaggatcagctttccctccaccaatcctaaccttaaccattagtggggaaaatgcaAAACTGACTGAAGTTCAGCTTCTAGAAGCAACTTCATCCTACTCCCGTCTGAGCTTTCTGTGTCACCATGCTGCCCGCTGCAGGGGAGAGTGTGCCGGTGGACGAGCAGTTTGACAAGGAGAAGGCTCAAGCTGAGGTGCTGGCCCTGGACAATGTGCCCAACGACAAGCCTGCCTCTACCCCCAACATGCCCCAGCTCCGTCTGACTGACGCTGAGAAGGACACGTGTGAGGTGGAGCTGGCCAAGCTCTATAAGCAGCTGGATGATAAGgtgagagagacgtgtgtgtgtgtgtgtgtgtgtgtgtgtgtgtgtgtgtgtgtgtgtgtgtgtgtgtgtgtgtgtgtgtgtgtgtgtgtgtgtgtgtgtgtgtgtgtgtgtgtgtgtgtgtgtgtgtgtgtgtgtgtgtgtgtgtgtaagctcaTCTTTCATCTTTGCAATGACCacttctgtgacagcatgggcagggCCGTTGACGGCTATCTCCATTATGGGCCAATTGCACCCTCGTTCCAACTCAAGGGTGAAACCGGTCACAGAACCTCCAGTCCTGTAGGAACAGAACAGCCAGCCACCCTGTGGTCATAGAGACCACAGCGTGGAACAGTCAATGGTTGAATTCAGAGAGGGTACTGTGCTTGAGCGACAGCAGGCTCTGAGGTTATTTGCAGCAGTCTTCTCTCAGAAACAGCGCCTTGGCTTCCCGTGTTAACCACTTCATTTTGAAGGTAGACAATGCTCAAACTCAGGCCAAAATGTAGACAGACTTGATTGTTTCAACTTCCAGTTTGAGCCCTGTTTTAAATGAGTGTGATgctaaccatgtcctctatctGTGTGTCCAGGATGATGAGATCAACCAGCAGAGCCAGCTGGCGGAGAAGCTCAAGCAGCAGATGTTGGACCAGGAGGAGGTGAGTTTgtctgtttcccaaatggcacccgtttccctatatagtgcagtacttttaaccagagccctatgggttgaATCATAAAATGGATTCAAAACATGTTTGTGTTTGTAGCTACTGGCGTCGTCTCGGCGCGACCACGATAACCTGCAGTCGGAGCTGAACCGCCTGCAGGCTGAGAACGAGGCTTCCAAGGATGAGGTGAAGGAGGTTCTGCAGGCATTGGAGGAGCTGGCTGTTAACTATGACCAGAAGAGCCAGGAGGTCGAGGACAAGACCAAGGAGTTTGAGATGGTCAGCGATGAGCTCAACCAGAAATCGGTGAGACAATGTCCCTCATTGTCCCTGCTCATGAAGAGCGCTGTCTGTGTCGGATTCATTGTGATGCTTTCTAGGATCTGCATGTCATTTTTTCCTGGTCACTTCAATATATTCTTCTAATAttttaaatacagtaccagtcaaaagtttgaacacatctactcattccagggtttttctttatttttactactttctccattgtagcataatagtgaagacatcagaactatgaaataacatatggaatcatgtagtaaccaaaaaagtgttaaacaaatccaaatatatttttgattttagccaccctttgccttgacagctttgcacactcttggcattttctcaaccagtttcacgaggtagtcacctggaatgtatttcaatcaataggtgttaaaagttcatttgtggaatttctttccttcttaatgcatttgagccaatcagttgtgtaggggaggtatacagaagatagccctattttttaaaagaccaactccatatggcaagaacagctcaaataagcaaagagaaacgacaatccatcattacttaacgacatgaaggtcagtcattccggaaaatgtcaagaactttgaacgtttcttcaagtgcagtcgcaaaaaccatcaagtgctatgatgaaactggctctcatgaggaccgccacaggaaaggaagacccacagttacctctgctgcagaggataagttcattagagttaactgcacctcagaaattgcagcacaaataaatgttTCGCAGAGTtcacaagtaacagacacatctcaacatgaactgttcagaggagactgggtgaatcaggccttcacggtctattttctgcaaagaaaccactactaaaggacaccaataagaagaagagacttgcttgggccaagaaacacgagcaatggacattagactggtggaaatctgtcctttggtctgatgagaatttgagatttttggttccttCCGCTGGggctttgtgagatgcagagtaggtgaatggatgaactctgcatgtgtggttcccaccgtgaagcatggaggaggtgtgatggtgtggtttgctggtgacactgtctgtgatttatttagaattcaatatagtatattatattttcaatacattttgatttgtttaacacttttttggttactacatgattccatatgttatttcatagttttgatgtcttcactattattctgcaatgtagaaaatagtaaaataaagaaaaacccttgaatgagtaggtgtgtccaaacttttggcttGTACTGTATGTCAGTCATGGCCCTTTTTTGCCCCTAATATTTAGGAAATGTTTATGTCAAAACCTTTTTCTCTTTCGCTCTCCAGAGCGTCCTGACGTCCATTGACTCTGAACTGCAGAAACTGAAGGACATGAGCAACCACCAGAAGAAGAGGGTCTCTGAGATGATGTCCTCACTACTGAAAGACCTGGCAGAGGTTGGCATCGCCGTGGGCAGCACCGAGATCAAGGTAAAAGGACATGGCACATCACCACATGACACTCCAAAGATGGGCATTATTTTATTGGCAACTGAAGGAAAATGTTTAATGTCATTTTCTCCAATCACTCactttacatcagccgatgtcacgaAGTGCGATACAGAaccccaacctaaaaccccaaacggcaagcaatgcagatgtagaagcacggtggctagggaaaaaCTCCCCCCTAGAAAGGCTGAAACCTAGAGagtaaccaggctatgaggagtggccagtcctcaaataataataataatcacagtggttgtagagggtgcaacaggtcagcacctcaggagtaaatgtcagttggcttttcatagctgagcattcacagttagagacagcaggtgcggtagagaaagcgagtcgaaaacagcaggtccgggactaggtagcacgtctggtgaacaggtcagggttccatagccgcaggcagaacagttgaaataggagcagcagcacgaccagggggactggggacagccaggagtcatcaggccattcggggagtcctgaggcatggtcccaaggctcaggtcctccaggaggagagggggagagaattagaaggagcatacttaaattcacacaggacaccagataagacaggagaaatactccagatataatactgtccctagccccccaacacaaactactgcagcataaatactggaggctgagacaggaggggttgggagacactgtggccctgtccgacgatacccccggacagggccaacctgAATAAAATCATAACACTACTCCgactcctcctttctctctctctctgtttctcactcacCTCCCTCACCCCTAGCAACACGACGGCAGTGGTCTGATAGACGAGGACTTTACGGTGGCTCGTCTGTACATCAGTAAGATGAAGTCGGAGGTGAAGACCATGGTGAAACGCAGCAAACAGCTGGAGAGCACCCAGTCAGAGAGCAACAAGAAGATGGACGAGAACGACAAGGAGCTGGCCGCCTGTCAGCTAAGGATCCAACAGGTATTACCATATCATTACATATAGAAAGTGTATTATTAAAGGATCTCTATGGGTATTAGCCCGCTTCTCTCATCATAGTTCTAGATCCACACACTCCACAACAGCCTCAATCTGCCACTATCAGGGTTGcgctcaattccatttaaattcggttaattcaggaagtaaacaaaGTCCAATTCTAATGCAATTcccttcctgaattgactgaatttaaatggaattggcCATAACACCATAATCACTCTCACCAACCTAATCTTCCACTGATGTTTGGCTTGGCAATGACAGAGGAGTAGgcaaagcacaaacagatctgggatcaggcttaCTCTTTCCTTTTCCTCCCAGGAACACAGTAATCAAACTGAGACCTGCTACAGAATCACTAGCTATTTAATCCACATAAACCCCATGTGTTTGTGTAATTAACATTCTCCATCCCCCCCATGCAGCATGAGGCTAAGATCAAGTCCCTGACAGAATACCTTCAGAACGTGGAGCAGAAAAAGAGACAGCTGGAGGAGAACGTTGACTCTCTGAACGAAGAACTGGTCAAGATCAGTGCCCagggtaccacacacacacacacacacacactgctacagctATGCACTGATAACACATAATGGAATACATTGCATATAAACATCTCTAAAACAGATTTAAGGCCTATAGTGCCACCTAGTGACAAATGTTTCCCTTTTGCAGAGAAAGTCACCGCCATGGAGAAGGAGAACGAGATCCAATCAGCCAATGAGGTCAAGGTACGATATCTTCTCCATCCCATAGGGCTGCCTTCTACTCCAAATTCAATTTCAGATCAGTGGTGTGACCCaaatggtgcactacttttgacctagtGGACTAAACTCCACTCTATGGAAGTTTCTGATGAACTCCACCAACGGCGTGGAACCGAGACCAGGCTTCATAAAGTATTGACCTCCGGCGAATTGAGTAGTCGGAGCCAGATTCCACAGAGCCTGGTCTCGGGTCCACGCCGTTGGCGGAGTTCATCAGAAACCTCCCTCACCGTGGAGTTTAGtctgctacttttgaccaggctctgggtaaaagtagtgcactaaatagggaatagggtaccagttGGGAAGCAGGCCCAGAAGTCATGATATATTCCAGATGATACAGTTGATTGGTGACCTCTTGGTACGACTAGTCCAGACTTGTCCGACTGCCTACTATGATATGTTATGGATGTTGATTGGTGTCCTCTTGTGTGTCATCCCCAGGAGGCCGTAGAGAAGCAGATCGCTGGCCACCGTGAAACCCATCAGAAACAGATCAGCAGTCTGAGAGATGAGCTGGACAAGAAGGCGCACCACATCACTGAACTGCAGGAGTAAGAGACGAAACACACCCCCATGTACACATTGTCCACTGTTTACTGTGGTTATGTCCCACTTGGGAGGCAACCAcaatgtctcctgtctccagggCTAcggtgttatattgtgttgttgtgttacaccggggccaaacttcctgccattcaggacctatataccaggcggtgtcagaggaaggccctaaaaattgtcaaagactccggccacccaaatcatagactgttctccaaaaggcttcttaacagcttctaaccccaagccgtaagactgctcaacagttaatcaaatggctaccaggactattTGTATTTGACCCCCTTTTtaaactgctgctactcactgtttattatctatgtattgtcactttacccctacctacatggacATATGACATCAATTACCTCCTCTAACCCGTACATCCACACATTgcctcggtaccggtacccctgacTTGTTATTCTTATTTTATTGTGTAACTTTTTTAACTTTAGTTTAGTTACCAAGTATTTTcttactctgcattgttggtaagGGCTTCTAAGTAAGCATCTCACATGAAGgttgtacacctgttgtattcggcgcatgtgacaaatatacgATTTGATTTGTTCCAGTCTCAACCAGGAGATCATGCTGGAACAGGAGCGTCTCAGGGTGGAACACGACAAACTCAAGTCTACCGACCAGGAGAAGAGCCGCAAACTTCACGAGCTAACGTACGATACAGAATATGTGATCGCTAATTACTGTGTGGCATATACACAATGATGTTGCTCACGAGTGCCCACATGACATGCTCATTAGAGAAGCTATCGCGTCTGTTTAGCTTAGATTAGCACTATACTTGTCCAGTGTTACTGCGGTCAAGCTGTGGCTAATGCGTCCCTGTGTTGTGCTGTGCAGGGTGATGCAGGACAGGAGAGAGCAGGCCAGACAGGACCTGAAGGGACTGGAGGAGACTGTGGTGAGTAGACTACAGATAACAACAGCTCTTCGGTTTCCCTCTTAAAGGGCTGTTAAAAGGTACATTTGAATGAACCAAacttatttattttcatgaatctTTATGCCTTTCTATGAATAATAATTGCCAAAAAAAAAGCAGGGTAATTTGGGTGagtgtttccattcccctttaacCCCTCTAACACTTCCCCTACTCCGCTAGGCCAAGGAGCTCCAGACCCTGCACAACCTGAGGAAGCTGTTTGTCCAGGACCTGGCTACCAGAGTGAAGAAGAGTGCTGAGATGGACTCTGATGACACAGGAGGCAGCGCAGCTCAGAAACAGAAGATCTCCTTTCTGGAGAACAACCTGGAGCAGCTTACCAAGGTTCACAAACAGGTATGTTCTCAGCTGAGAAACCAACAAGTAGACCCAAACACACTGAAATCATACCAACAAGTAGACCCAAACACACTGAAATCATACCAACAAGTAGACCCAAACACATTGAAATCATACCAACAAGTAGACCCAAACACACTGAAATCATACCAACAAGTAGACCCAAACACACTGAAATCATACCAACAAGTAGACCCAAACACACTGAAATCATACCAACAAGTAGACCCAAACACACTGAAATCATACCAACAAGTAGACCCAAACACACTGAAATCATACCAACAAGTAGACCCAAACACACTGAAATCATACCAACAAgtagacccacacacactgaaATCATACCAACAAgtagacccacacacactgaaATCATACCAACAAGTAGACCCAAACACACTGAAATCATACCAACAAGTAGACCCAAACACACTGAAATCATACCAACAAGTAGACCCAAACACACTGAAATCATACCAACAAGTAGACCCAAACACACTGAAATCATACCAACAAGTAGACCCAAACACACTGAAATCATACCAACAAGTAGACCCAAACACACTGAAATCATACCAACAAGTAGACCCAAACACACTGAAATCATACCAACTCTAGTGCTTTTGGAGATGGCTAATTTGtcaaacctctctctccctctcagctggTACGTGATAATGCAGACCTGCGCTGTGAGCTTCCTAAACTGGAGAAGCGTCTGCGCGCTACGGCTGAGCGGGTCAAGGCCCTGGAGTCGGCGCTGAAGGAGGCCAAAGAGAACGCCGCACGCGACCGCAAACGCTACCAGCAGGAGGTGGACCGCATCAAAGATGCCGTCAGGGCTAAGAACATGGCCAGGAGGGGCCACTCTGCTCAGATCGGTGAGGGAAGATACACACTGCATGCTGTAATCCTGGTGGTTTAATGTATGGTTGGATATTCAGTATATTAATGGATTCCATTCCTAAACTGAGTTCCTCTAGTATATATTTTTGTGTACTGCTTTTACATTGACTGCCTTGTGTGTAACTTATGTTTTTATTGTTTTTGAGCTCATACAAAACACATTGCAATATATGTATTCCAATACCTACAAATTGCTTAATAAACTTGATCCTTGAACGTTATTCAGTACATAAATGCATGCCGTTCCTTGACTGCTGTGTTCCTCTGCCCCCCTCCACAGCCAAACCCATTCGTCCTGGCAAGCCTCCAGTGGCGTCCCCCACCCACCCCAACGTGAACCGCGGCGGAGGGGGTTTCTACCAGAACAGCCAGGCCGTGGCCATcaggggaggaggaggcatgAAGCCAGACAAGAAGTGAGTGACTGACTAATGGGAAAAATATACTGTAGAATATGATGAGAAACACAAGTTTGATCCATAACTCCCAACATGGGGATCATTTCGACTTCTCCCATATATCTAAAAGAGTTGATGCAGTGTAGTAATGTGTTCAGGGCCtgtgtggttcagttggtagaccatggtgcttgcgTCCCACCGCTGCCCCCCATACAAAAATGTATGCAATCACTACTGCAAGTTGCTTtggataacattttattttatatgGCATATAcacagtggccagtttattaggtacacccatctagtaccaggtCGGACCCCCcctgcctccagaacagcctgaattctttgggGTGTTGAACCATTTCTGAATTGGTGTCAAGGGACCTAATATGTGCCAGGAAAACTATCCCAACAATACTACACaaccaccaccagcctgtaccgttgacaccaggcaggatggggccatgaaGTCGGGCCATGACGCCAAATCCCGACTCttccatcagcatgacgcaacaggaactgtGATTCGttggaccaggcaatgtttttccactcctcaattgtccagtgttgccCCTGGCACCGATGATCTTACCACACTCAAAGTAGCTCAGATCACACGTTTTGCTCATTTGAACGTTCAattgaacagtaactgaatgcctgtcTTTCGTCTATATATAGCAAGCCACAGCCACATAACTCACTGTTTGTAGGAGCAAACCATTTTTTTTTAgaacggggtggtgtacctaataaactggcaaCTGAGCGTATATATTATAGTGAATGCAGTGTAGTAATTCTGATGACCCCCTCCATACCACATAGGTCAGATGGCTAGAGTAGAGACCGGATCTGATACACAGGTGAGACTGACCGGTACCTCTATGGCCGGAGGAGGCAAGGATGATGCCCATAACACGCTTAGTATGAATgggcctgtttgaaaggcagctAACCACAGGGCTTGGGAGTTTTTAATGGGTCAATTTTCTACTGTAATTAACAGTGTTAACAGATTCTAAATAGTAGAGCTCTGAAGAAAACTGCTGTGTAGTTGAATGGCCTTGACTTTTCTGGTGGCTAGTATGGATCCTCTGATGAGTCGTGTGTTTTTTGCTAACCCCTGCTAATGTTTTCTAAAATCTTATTACCATGTGTACATCTAACATGCCAGATTAGTTCTCTCTTGGGAGATGCCAGTAACATTTTGTGTTGGTAGACGTCACCCATGTCTTGTAAGACTAAcagccccccctctctttctcttcctaccttccctctctctctctactccctacctcttttcctctctgaccaactttcctctcttccccaacttccctcttttcctctctgaccaacttccctcttttcctctctgacCAACTTTCCTCTATTCCTTTCCTCCCCAACTTCCCTCTACTCCTTTCTTCCCCAACTTCCCTCTACTCCTTTCTTCCCCAACTTCCCTCTATTCCTTTCCTCCCCAACTTCCCTCTATTCCTTTCCTCCCCAACTTTCCTCTATTCCTTTCCTCCCCAACTTCCCTCTACTCCTTTCTTCCCCAACTTCCCTCTATTCCTTTCCTCCCCAACTTCCCTCTATTCCTTTCCTCCCCAACTTCCCTCTATTCCTTTCCTCCCCAACTTCCCTCTATTCCTTTCCTCCCCAACTTCCCTCTATTCCTTTCCTCCCCAACTTCCCTCTACTCCTTTCCTCCCCAActtccctcttcctttcctccccaACTTCCCTCTATTCCTTCCCTCCCCAACTTCCCTCTATTCCTTCCCTCCCCAACTTCCCTCTATTCctttcctccccacctcccctctcgctctcttcctcttctcctctcacatCTGAAGCATTTGAAGATGGGAGGGGACATGACCACAGAAGATGCAGATGGATATCACCCTGGCAACCTGTCATTCCATTACAGCCATTGGCTTCCTGCAGGCAATatattagagagagggaggagttttaatataaatatataaatattcctGCCCTGTACAGATCCACCTACCTTCATGTTTCTTCTCTCCGGAGCAAACAACAACAGCGAAATTAATTTAatatacaaaacaaaacacacaacaagacGCCCACCAACTGCAGAGGGCAGTCTTTGCGCATTGAACTACATTTGACTTGAATGTGTAGCTATGTTTTTCGTGGCACAGTTTGTCGTCATCTCTGATGTCTTAAGGTTTGGTCTGCACTGTGCCAATGTGAATGTACGCTAACCGGGATTTCAAAAGAGATGAGAGAAAAAGAAAAGGTGACTGAAACACAGTAAATCTAAATGTTGATCCTTGATACCGCAAACATTCGTAGGCTAATCTCttgtacattattattattattatactggtTGTACCACACTTCTTTCTATCAATAGATTTGACAAGCTTCTTGAAAGGTTTGAACCGCACTACTGTCCTGTTGTACATATGTAATATGGCACATGCTTCCTTAAGAGGTGTTTGGCTTTGAAATGCCAAGAGGTGTGATTCCAGTTCAGATTGATGTAATTACAGAGTACCTGTGATGGCCATTGTTTTCACTGTAAGGAAGATAAAACGACACATACTTGGTGCGGTGACCACATTAAACGGATGTGAGAAGGAAAGAGGAGCTTTCatgcctgcgtcccaaatgtcTATACTTCTTCAACGGTTCGGATGTTATTTATCTGTCTGGCCGTTGGGCGCACATAGATGGCACACACACGCTGGTCCTAGCCAGCTAGGTCCTCTCATCCACTCACCGTTTTTGTCCTGACCTCCTCTGAACAAACCATTGGCTGGTGGTtgtttttaacattttattttgtaacGTAACTGTTTATAGTACTTTGATCAATGGGCTCCTTTCTGtgcccccaccccccaccaccagTAATGTCAAGACGAGTGAAGTAAATACATTTAGGGGGGCCTCTGTTTTAAATTGATATTGGGAATCGATAAAGGCAGGCTCTGACTTTTCCAAAATCACCCTCTTTTCATTAAGCAGGGGGCCTTTGGCTAGGAAGGGGATTGGTCGGGTTCAGTCTGCTGGTTAACTAGTCTGGGTCTGAAATGgcacagccctatgggccctggtcaagactACATAGTGAATACGGTGCCGTTTCAGACCTATCCCAAAGCATCTTGGAAAGTGGTTTATTAATTATCGAAGTTGTAATCAGGAGCCAAGGATTTTATACATTTTACACTTCTTGTCTTCTTGCGTTTGTTGTTTTCTTCCCGAATCCCCTTCAATTATTTTCCCTATCTATGTGAGAGTAAAATGTCTCTCCAACCCTTGTTTTTTATGTCATTTTGTGTCAATTCTGAAGCATTTGCTGTTGCTGTGCATGTAGGCCAGCATGAAACAAAAACACTGACATCTTGTGAGTACAATATTATATACCAATGATATACTGTTAGGTGTGACCAGAGTCTTTTTAATAGTCTGCAGCCACAGTAAGGTGTTGGGGTTTTATGTTACGAACGTTTGTTGTTTTGGAAGGATTTGACATAAAATTGTCAGATAAGATGGCACTTCATGTAAAGTTTAAACTTTAAACAGGGTTAGAAAACACTCCAACATATGGTAACTTATGGGGCTGTAAACCATACTTTTCTGCTATTAGAGGCTAGTTTgggagaggtaggtagcctaTACCTTTGACAGGACAATGTCTGTCAAGTTTTCATTTTTGTAACCATTTGAACAGTGAACACTTTGCAACGTGGTCTTCGAAGTGCATAGTACCCTATCCTTACCTGCCAGGGTTCCACTGTACTCCATCAATTTAATGGATATGAAATGGAGAAGTACAGAAAAAGAACAACAACCATTTGTCCACGATGTTTACCAAATTCATTTGTTTGCATTTGATTCTAAAGAAAAGCGTAGCCACTTTATTACTGTGTAATAGTTACTTACATTTCTAATTGACAGATAAGGATTCCATCAATGGAAAAAGGTACTGGATCATTCCTAGGGTACATcccaaatgactccctattccttatgtagtgcactacttctgactgcatagggaatagggtgccatttgggacggaacCATAGCGACCTGGGGAAGAGGTGAAGGGGATGTTCAAAGTCGAATGATATCACCATTTTGGATTGACTGCATGATGTAAATGTATGTGTGATTAAATCATTCTGAGAAAAACCTACCTGGTGTCAGTCTAATTCAGTGCTCGACTCATTCGGTCTCATTCAAACTTTCTTATGGAGTGCATGGCAAATTCTAGGATGATATTTCTGGGTGGGTAGACAGAAATTTGTTGGCTATTTCTGAGGTAATAATATGACTCAAGC is part of the Oncorhynchus keta strain PuntledgeMale-10-30-2019 chromosome 15, Oket_V2, whole genome shotgun sequence genome and encodes:
- the LOC118394929 gene encoding kinesin-1 heavy chain isoform X1, which produces MADVPAECTIKVMCRFRPLNSSEVTRGDKYIPKFQGEDHVVVGSKPFQFDRVFQPNTTQEQVYNACAQKIVKDVLEGYNGTIFAYGQTSSGKTHTMEGNLHDTDGMGIIPRIVQDIFNYIYSMDENLEFHIKVSYFEIYLDKIRDLLDVSKTNLSVHEDKNRVPYVKGCTERFVCSPEEVMDTIDEGKSNRHVAVTNMNEHSSRSHSIFQINVKQENTATEQKLSGKLYLVDLAGSEKVSKTGAEGAVLDEAKNINKSLSSLGNVISALAEGSGYIPYRDSKMTRILQDSLGGNCRTTIVICASPSAYNESETKSTLMFGQRAKTIKNTVCVNVELTAEQWKKKYEREKEKGKALRNTITWLENELNRWRNGESVPVDEQFDKEKAQAEVLALDNVPNDKPASTPNMPQLRLTDAEKDTCEVELAKLYKQLDDKDDEINQQSQLAEKLKQQMLDQEELLASSRRDHDNLQSELNRLQAENEASKDEVKEVLQALEELAVNYDQKSQEVEDKTKEFEMVSDELNQKSSVLTSIDSELQKLKDMSNHQKKRVSEMMSSLLKDLAEVGIAVGSTEIKQHDGSGLIDEDFTVARLYISKMKSEVKTMVKRSKQLESTQSESNKKMDENDKELAACQLRIQQHEAKIKSLTEYLQNVEQKKRQLEENVDSLNEELVKISAQEKVTAMEKENEIQSANEVKEAVEKQIAGHRETHQKQISSLRDELDKKAHHITELQDLNQEIMLEQERLRVEHDKLKSTDQEKSRKLHELTVMQDRREQARQDLKGLEETVAKELQTLHNLRKLFVQDLATRVKKSAEMDSDDTGGSAAQKQKISFLENNLEQLTKVHKQLVRDNADLRCELPKLEKRLRATAERVKALESALKEAKENAARDRKRYQQEVDRIKDAVRAKNMARRGHSAQIAKPIRPGKPPVASPTHPNVNRGGGGFYQNSQAVAIRGGGGMKPDKKSDG
- the LOC118394929 gene encoding kinesin-1 heavy chain isoform X2, translating into MADVPAECTIKVMCRFRPLNSSEVTRGDKYIPKFQGEDHVVVGSKPFQFDRVFQPNTTQEQVYNACAQKIVKDVLEGYNGTIFAYGQTSSGKTHTMEGNLHDTDGMGIIPRIVQDIFNYIYSMDENLEFHIKVSYFEIYLDKIRDLLDVSKTNLSVHEDKNRVPYVKGCTERFVCSPEEVMDTIDEGKSNRHVAVTNMNEHSSRSHSIFQINVKQENTATEQKLSGKLYLVDLAGSEKVSKTGAEGAVLDEAKNINKSLSSLGNVISALAEGSGYIPYRDSKMTRILQDSLGGNCRTTIVICASPSAYNESETKSTLMFGQRAKTIKNTVCVNVELTAEQWKKKYEREKEKGKALRNTITWLENELNRWRNGESVPVDEQFDKEKAQAEVLALDNVPNDKPASTPNMPQLRLTDAEKDTCEVELAKLYKQLDDKDDEINQQSQLAEKLKQQMLDQEELLASSRRDHDNLQSELNRLQAENEASKDEVKEVLQALEELAVNYDQKSQEVEDKTKEFEMVSDELNQKSSVLTSIDSELQKLKDMSNHQKKRVSEMMSSLLKDLAEVGIAVGSTEIKQHDGSGLIDEDFTVARLYISKMKSEVKTMVKRSKQLESTQSESNKKMDENDKELAACQLRIQQHEAKIKSLTEYLQNVEQKKRQLEENVDSLNEELVKISAQEKVTAMEKENEIQSANEVKEAVEKQIAGHRETHQKQISSLRDELDKKAHHITELQDLNQEIMLEQERLRVEHDKLKSTDQEKSRKLHELTVMQDRREQARQDLKGLEETVAKELQTLHNLRKLFVQDLATRVKKSAEMDSDDTGGSAAQKQKISFLENNLEQLTKVHKQLVRDNADLRCELPKLEKRLRATAERVKALESALKEAKENAARDRKRYQQEVDRIKDAVRAKNMARRGHSAQIAKPIRPGKPPVASPTHPNVNRGGGGFYQNSQAVAIRGGGGMKPDKNI